A single window of Gossypium hirsutum isolate 1008001.06 chromosome A10, Gossypium_hirsutum_v2.1, whole genome shotgun sequence DNA harbors:
- the LOC107895661 gene encoding uncharacterized protein has protein sequence MDDLDCNTKQNLKGAVSLLEDEAYQWWLTVKEEGARFSILVVKAKVTEDVERAERQNRETDRGRSKKVWEPSSSARRPKKKAKVDGPIRPVIVFGPQSCAICGKLHQGACWVQMEACLRYGSLEDRIRPALVYAARCREDGDTPDVITGTFFILNVPCTALIDVGPTHSYVACTVSETLGVMVENTTTEVTILSPLGQSVRVNKLFKDVPLEIQGMIFLADLMEFPFGELDMILGMDWLVKHQVNLDCATKTIKDFSNVFLDELLGLPPNHEVDFGIELLSGTTPVPIAPFKMAPKELKAQIQELLDQGFIRPSVSP, from the exons ATGGACGACCTCGACTGCAACACTAAGCAAAACCTAAAAGGTGCGGTGTCTTTGCTAGAAGATGAAGCCTATCAAtggtggcttacagttaaagagg agggagcgagattttctATATTGGTGGTAAAGGCAAAAGTCACTGAAGATGTGGAACGCGCTGAGCGCCAGAATCGTGAGACGGACAGGGGTAGGAGTAAGAAGGTTTGGGAGCCCTCAAGTTCAGCTaggaggcctaagaaaaaggctaaaGTTGATGGGCCAATCAGACCTGTTATTGTTTTTGGGCCACAGTCTTGTGCTATTTGTGGGAAACTCCATCAGGGCGCATGCTGGGTGCAGATGGAGGCATGTTTGAGGTACGGGTCTTTGGAGGATCGCATAAGG CCggcactggtttatgctgcacgttgCCGAGAGGACGGAGAcaccccagatgttattacaggTACATTCTTTATTCTTAATGTACCTtgtactgcattgattgatgttgggcCTACGCATTCGTATGTAGCATGTACTGTATCTGAGACTTTGGGTGTGATGGTTGAAAACACTACGACTGAGGTTACTATATTGAGTCCATTAGGACAATCGGTGAGAGTGAATAAACTGTTTAAGGATGTACCTTTGGAGATTCAAGGAATGATCTTTTTAGCGGATTTGATGGAATTTCCTTTTGGAGAACTCGACatgatattgggcatggactggctggttaagcatCAGGTGAATTTGGACTGTGCTACAAA AACAATTAAGGATTTTTCGAATGTCTTTCTTGATGAGCTACTTGGGTTACCTCCAAACCATGAAGTTGATTTTGGGATTGAGCTATTGTCGGGCACAACTCCGGTGCCCATTGCCCCTTTTaaaatggcaccaaaggagcttaaAGCACAAATCCAAGAGTTACTGGATCAAGGGTTCattcgtcctagtgtgtctccgtga